The window AACTGCCCCTATGGCAGGGCTCAGTAAGATGCCGTATCCATAGAGTACTCCTGCTGCAAGCGGAATTGCAAAAACATTATACCCGGTTGCCCAGAGCAGGTTCTGGTACATCTTGGAGTAAGTTTTTCTGGAAAGCTCAATAATGTACAGAACATCTCTGGGATCATTTTTAACCAGCACGATATCGGCAGTTTCGATTGCAACATCAGTGCCTGCCCCGATAGCTATTCCTACATCAGCCTGGGCAAGGGCAGGAGCATCATTAACCCCGTCTCCGACCATTCCGGTAACGTACTGCTTCTGGACTTCAATTACCTTCGCTGCCTTTTCGTGAGGAAGGACTTCTGCAAAGTAGTCGTCAAGCTCCAGTTCCCGGGACACCCAGGAAGCAACATAGCGGTTGTCCCCGGTAAGCATAAGGCATTTTATGCCCATTCCTTTAAGCTTGGAGATTGCTTCCCTTGACTCTTTCCTGATAATATCAGCAAGCGCAAGGGCTCCAAGCACCCTCTCCCCTTCAAGCAGAAATACAACGGTTTTTCCCTGCTCTTTAATTTCTTCAATTTTCTCAGATTCAATATTCTCAGATTCAATATTCTCAGATTCAATATTCTCAGATTCAATTTTCCCGTCATTCAGGCTGATTCCTTTTTCTTCAAGGTAACCCGGGCTTACCACAAGGAATTTTTTGCCATCGATTATACCCTCTATTCCTTTTCCTGGAATGGAACTGAACTTTTCAACCTGAACAGTTTCGATCCCTTTTTCCCTGGCACTTTCAAGGATTCCTCTTGCAATCGGGTGTTCCGAACTTGCCTCAAGGGAAGCTGCAAGGCTGAGGATCTTTTTGTCATCCATTTTTTCGTTCGTATTGTCGTCTTCGCCTGAGAGAGAAACTACATCTGTGACTCCAAACCTGCCTTCAGTGAGTGTACCTGTTTTATCAAAGATTACAGCTTCAAGGCTGCGTGCTTTCTCAAACGCCTGCCGGTCCCGGATAAGAAGCCCGGATTTTGCGGCAATGGATGTTGAAACTGCAACCACCAGAGGGATTGCCAACCCAAGGGCATGCGGACAGGTAATAACCATTACAGTAACTGCCCTCTCCAGGGCAAAGACAAGTTCCTGACCGGAGAAGCTCCAGAGGATAAATGTGAGAGCTCCCGCAGTCAGGGCTATGATCGTGAGGTACATCGCAGCCCTGTTTGCCAGGTCCTGGGTTTTTGATTTGCTTTCCTGAGCGGTTCTGACAAGTTCGACAACCTGGTTGAGATAGGTGTCCTTTCCTGTTTTTTTGACCTCCACTACAAAAGCCGCTTCCCCGTTAATCGAACCGCCTATGACCTCATTTCCCGGTTTTTTCGTGACAGGTTTTGACTCCCCGGTAAGCATTGATTCGTTAACGCTGCTTGTTCCTTCTACCACAGTCCCATCAACAGGAATCTTTTCCCCGGGCTTGACCAGAACCCGATCTCCAATTTTTAACTGGTCAACCCCCACGTCAACAGTTTCGCCATTTTTCTTCAGGTGGGCAACAGAGGGCATGATCTTTACCAGCTCTTCAAGGGCTCTTGAAGCCCCCATTACCGAACGCATCTCCAGCCAGTGCCCGAGCAGCATTACATCGATAAGGGTCACCAGTTCCCAGAAAAAGACTCCCCCGGGAAGCCCAAAAACCACAGCAGAGCTGTAAAAATAAGCCACACTGATAGCAACAGCTATGAGGGTCATCATTCCCGGAGATTTCTCTGCAAGCTCGTCTTTCAGCCCTTTGAGAAACGGATAACCGCCGTAGAAATAAACAACCGAGGACAGCAAAAAGATAAGAATATCCGCACCGGGAAAACGAAGTTCAAAGCCAAAAAAGCCCTGGATCATGGGAGAGAGCAGTAAAACCGGGAAGGTCAGTATAAAAGAGATAATGAACCTTTTTCTAAAATCTGCAAGCATATGCGCATGATGATCTTCATGACCTTTTCCCCCGGACATTTCATGCCCCTGATGCTTCATTCCTTCAGGCTGATCATGGGTTTGCAGTTTCATTTCTCCATGCTTGTCATGACCTTGAGGTTTCATCTCTTCTTGCGGCTCATGAGTTTGGGTTTTCTCTCCGGCATGCCCTGTTTGATCTTCCGAATGTCCTTCGGGGGGCATATTTTCAGCAGGCTTACTTCCACTTTCGTCGTGAAATTCGGGGGAATTTCCTGACATTTCCCTTCCGGAGTTATGTTCTTTATTGGAAAGAGAAGGCTCATTTACCTGAACTTTAGAACTATCAGTATCCATTCCTTTCCCTTCCCTTCCCTTCCCTTCCCTTCCCTTCCCTTCCCTTCCCTTCCCTTCCCTTCAACCTGCATATCCCCAATGCCCCAATTTTAATTATATTTAAGATATTAATCTCTTAATATATTTGAAAATAAGGGAATCAAACGTCCTGTATCGAAAAAGAATAGAATTGGTTTCAAAAAGTTATGTGGAAATAAAAGAAAACATAAAAAAGTAAGAAAAGAAAACGTTAGTAAGTTTGTTTACTTTTAATACCCCGACGCACAGTGAATATCAAAAAATAGAGCATAATGAAGCAAACGACCCCAAGGAAGACGGTAGTCCAGAAAGCTACATTCACAGGAATATAACTGGTAGACCCAAAGTCTTCAGACAACGTCGACATATTATAACATATATACGCAAATCTAATAAATGTATCTGATCACCTTATAAAATAAAAAGAGAGACGAGAGAGTTCATTAAGGCAGGTAAATATAAAAAAATGCAGCGTATGACACACCGAAATCAGGAGTCATACATGACCTCTTTTTCCAGAAACTTCTGATACTGATTTTCACTTTATGGCCTGCGGCATACTAAGGATGAGCAGATAGAAAAGTTAAATGAGAACATGCATTAGAAAGCGGTCCACATTCAAAGCTTGATCCAGGAGAATAGTAGATTAAACGTTAAGCTGCTTTCGGAGAATACGGAGAGTAAAAAGCCCTGGTGAAAATTTTGGAAAAATGATGGATAAACGGCATGGTGCCCTTTTCTAAATATAATATTAGGGGAATGCCAACATATAAATATTTTAGTACCTGTTGTAAATATAGTTTGTAACTTTTTGTACTAAGTAAACAATGGAGGATGTACAAAGTGACTGAACAAACTTTTTGCCGTACATGTGGTGCAGAGATTTTAGAAAAATCTGAGATATGCCCGAAATGTGGTGTAAGACAATTTGGTGTAATACAAAATCAAATTAAGAATCCAGGATTTGCTGCTGTAGCTTCCTTTTTGTGGGTAGGACTAGGTCAAATATACAACGGGGAGATAGGAAAAGGGCTTCTCTTTATGGTTATTCAAATTGTGAATGCATTATTAGTTTTTATTGTTATTGGATTGGTAACATTTCCTGTATTCTGGGCATATGGTATTTATGATGCGTATAAAACAGCAGAGAAGATAAACAATAATGGTGTATAATTTTTCCTAAGGACACTGCAGACATCACTTGTTCTGGCTGTATGTTAAGCCTTAAGGACTCGTTACGAAATAACCCAGGTAATACAGAATTATTTTGGGATTTAATCGATGGGCTTGATTGTGAAAATGGGGGAGTACAATCAAAAAATCACCAATGTTATTTCGCGGTGGATTCTAAGTACCCGCAAAGAAATAACCTATGCAACTTAGGGCTCGTTACGAAATAACCCAGGTAACGCATAGTTATTTTGGGATTTAATCGAGGAGCTTGCTTGTGAAAAGGGTTGAGTACAGTCTAAAAAGTTGCCTATGTTATTTCGCGGTGGGTCCTTAGTATTTATTGGGACTTCAGGTGGAGATCTCGATCTTGAAAATCAAGATGTACAATCGGAAATATGCAAAGGTTATTCTGTGACGAGTCCTAAGGATGATCAAATCGAAAAGTTAAACAAGAATATACATAAGCAAACGGTCCATATTCAAAGCTTGATCCGGGAGAACAGCAGGTACAAACGTTAAGCTGCTTTCGGAGAATACGGAGAGTAAAAAGTCCTGGTGGAAGTTTTGACGATTTCTGGAAGAGTCTGAAAATGAACAATTACTTTCTGAGAAATGATCTCATAAACTCGTTCAATGAATCAGGCATTGATGTTGCATAATCAACTGTTTTCTTAACTTTTACAACCATCCAAAGAGCATCTGCAATGATAATGCAAGCAAGAAGAATCAAAATATTAAAGTCCATAATCAATAAATGTGGATATCTTATTTAAAATTATTTAA is drawn from Methanosarcina lacustris Z-7289 and contains these coding sequences:
- a CDS encoding heavy metal translocating P-type ATPase, with amino-acid sequence MDTDSSKVQVNEPSLSNKEHNSGREMSGNSPEFHDESGSKPAENMPPEGHSEDQTGHAGEKTQTHEPQEEMKPQGHDKHGEMKLQTHDQPEGMKHQGHEMSGGKGHEDHHAHMLADFRKRFIISFILTFPVLLLSPMIQGFFGFELRFPGADILIFLLSSVVYFYGGYPFLKGLKDELAEKSPGMMTLIAVAISVAYFYSSAVVFGLPGGVFFWELVTLIDVMLLGHWLEMRSVMGASRALEELVKIMPSVAHLKKNGETVDVGVDQLKIGDRVLVKPGEKIPVDGTVVEGTSSVNESMLTGESKPVTKKPGNEVIGGSINGEAAFVVEVKKTGKDTYLNQVVELVRTAQESKSKTQDLANRAAMYLTIIALTAGALTFILWSFSGQELVFALERAVTVMVITCPHALGLAIPLVVAVSTSIAAKSGLLIRDRQAFEKARSLEAVIFDKTGTLTEGRFGVTDVVSLSGEDDNTNEKMDDKKILSLAASLEASSEHPIARGILESAREKGIETVQVEKFSSIPGKGIEGIIDGKKFLVVSPGYLEEKGISLNDGKIESENIESENIESENIESEKIEEIKEQGKTVVFLLEGERVLGALALADIIRKESREAISKLKGMGIKCLMLTGDNRYVASWVSRELELDDYFAEVLPHEKAAKVIEVQKQYVTGMVGDGVNDAPALAQADVGIAIGAGTDVAIETADIVLVKNDPRDVLYIIELSRKTYSKMYQNLLWATGYNVFAIPLAAGVLYGYGILLSPAIGAVLMSLSTVIVAINARSLKMG
- a CDS encoding zinc ribbon domain-containing protein; this translates as MTEQTFCRTCGAEILEKSEICPKCGVRQFGVIQNQIKNPGFAAVASFLWVGLGQIYNGEIGKGLLFMVIQIVNALLVFIVIGLVTFPVFWAYGIYDAYKTAEKINNNGV